The sequence TTCACAGGAGGAGGGAGTGGGGGTCATATTTTTCCTCTTATCGCCGTTGCCAAAGAATTAAAAAAAATTCACAATCAATTGTCTCAACCGATTGGACCTGGTTCGGAGACGGATTTGGATTTGTTTTTTGTCGGCGCGGGCGGTTTTGCTGAAAATCTCTCGCGAGAAGGAATTGAGGTCAAGACGATTTTAGCTGGGAAAATGAGGCGGTATTTTTCTTGGCTTAATCTGGTTGATTTGTTGAAATTACCAGTTGGCTTTTTTCAATCGCTTTGGTTGGTTTATCAAATAATGCCCGATGTCATTTTCAGCAAAGGCGGATATGACAGCGTTCCAGTCGCTTTGGCGGGCTGGATTTACGGAATTCCGATTCTTGTTCACGAGTCGGACGCGACGCCGGGGTTAGCCAATCGTTTTGTCGCTAAACTTTCAAAAAGAGTTGGCGTTTCTTTTGTTTCAGCAGAAAGCTATTTCTCTTCCAAAAAGACGGTCTTGCTCGGTAATCCGATTCGCGCGGATGTTATTCAACTTTGTTCTTCAAAGAGTGAAGAAGATAAGGAAAACGCCAGGAAAATTCTCGGGGCCGCGGGACAGAAGCCAATGCTTTTTGTTTTTGGCGGAAGCCAGGGCGCTCAAAAAATTAATGAGCTGGTTTTAGAGGTCTTGCCCCGTCTTTTAGGAAAGTATGAAGTTATTCATCAATGCGGGAATAAAAATTATCAATGGATCAAGGGAAAATTTGGAGAAAAAGCGCCCGGCGGGTATTATCTTTTTCCTTTTTTGGACGAGAAACAATTGTCGGCCGCTTATCTTTTGTCAGACCTGATTATCGCGCGCGCCGGGGCTTCTAATATTTTTGAAATCGCGGCTTGTGGACGGCCGAGTATTTTAATTCCCATACCCAAATCGGCCGCGGACCATCAAAGAGAAAACGCTTTTGCCTACGCTAAAGCAGGCGCGGCTTCGGTCTTAGAGCAAGATAATTTAACGCCCAATCTTTTTCTAACGGAGGTTAATAAGATTTTAAGCGATGAGGAGATGTCGCGAAAAATGGTTAAAAATGCTGGAAATTTTGCCCAACCGGAAGCGGCGAATAAGATAGCGCAAGGGTTGATTGATTTGGGGAGGTAAATAATTACTATGCCACATAAACAAAAAATTAGGGTAAGAATCGCGCCTAGTCCGACGGGGACTTTGCATCTTGGGACGGCGCGAACGGCGCTTTTTAATTATCTTTTCGCTAAAAAAAATGGCGGCGATTTTATTTTGCGGATTGAAGATACTGATTTGGCGCGTTCGGACAGGAAATACGAAAAAGATATTTTGGAAAATTTAGAATGGCTTGGCTTAAAGTGGGATGAGGAACCTTGTCGGCAAAGCGAGCGGAAGGAAATTTATCAGAAATATATTAAAAAACTTTTTGATTCGGGCCAGGTGTTTTGGTGCGGTTGTAGCAAAGAGGAGTTAGAGGAAGAAAAGAAAGGGCAGATGGAGAGAAAAGAATCGCCACGGCATACCTGCCAGAAAAAAACAAAAGAGGGGGAGGGGATTATCAGATTTCATTGTCCAGATAAGAAAATCTTTTTTGACGATATGATTAAGGGTCGGGTGGAGTTTGATTGCGGTTTGCTGGGAGATATCGGCATCGCGCGGGACGAGAAAACGCCCTTGTATAATTTGGCGGTTGTGATTGATGATATTGAAATGAAGATTAGCCATGTTATCAGAGGCGAAGACCATATTTCCAATACCCCAAAACAGATGCTCCTTCTTGAAGCGTTCGGGGCTATTCCTCCGCGATACGCCCATATTCCTTTGACGATGGGACCGGACAAAGCCAAGTTGAGCAAGAGGCATGGCGCGACCGCAATTGAGGATTACAAAAAAATGGGATATTTGCCGAAAGCGCTCACGAATTTTATGGCTTTTCTTGGCTGGCATCCGGGAAGCGAAAAAGAGATTTTTTCTTTAGAAGAATTGGCGCGAGAATTTTCAATGGAGAAAATGAACAAATCAAACGCCATTTTTGATATTGAAAAATTGAATTGGTTCAACGGGCAATATATCCGCCAAATGGATTTGGATGAGTTGACTAAAAAATGCTTGCCGTATTTAAAAGAAGCGGGGTTAATTCGGGGGCTGCCCCCGTTGCGGGGGCAGCCCCCATCGTATCTTAAAAAGGTGATTGCTTTGGAGCGCGAGCGGCTGAAGAAGTTATCGGAGATAGGGGAGTTGACGGAATTTTTCTTTTTGGACAAATTAGATTACGCGCCAGAATTGCTGATTTGGAAGAAATTGTCTTTAAAAGAGGTGAAAAATAATTTAGAAATTTTGGAAAAAGTTCTTTCAAAAACAGACAAATTTGACCAAAAATCGCTCCAGGATACAATCACTCCCTTAACCGAAAAATACGGCGTAGGCGACCTCCTGTGGCCTCTGCGGGTGGCGATTACGGGCAGAAAAGCATCCCCAGGGCCTTATGAAGTAATGGAGGTTTTGGGGAAGGAGAGGGTGTTGGAAAGGATAAAAGAGGCGATTGAGAAGATAAAAGAATATGTCTAAAAACTCTTCGTTAAACTCGTTTTGTCAATATGCTTGGCTGGTTTTGCTTTTGGCTTTTTTTGTTTTCCCTTTGGCGGGGCGGGGGAGCGTGGTAGATGAGTTGAATCGACAGATTTTGGAGCAGGAGAATAAGAGGGCGGAATTAGAAAAGAAGGCGGCAGAGTATCAGGCGGCGATTAACCAGAAGCAAGGGGAAATTAATAGTTTAAAAAATCAAATATATATTTTTAACGCGCGGATAGGGAAATTGGAAACAGAAATGGAAATAACAGAGGACGATATCAGCCAAACGGAACTGGAAATTTTGCGGCTAGAATACGGGATTGAGCAGACGACGGGGGATATCGCTTCACAGAAGGACAATATTGGGAAAATTATCCAATCAATTGCCGAACAGGATCAGGTGAGTCAGATGGAAATGATTTTGCAAAGCGATGATTTTTCCGATTTTTACAGCCAGATTGTTTATCTTGAAAATCTACAAAGCGGCGTTCAGGAAAAAGTTGACCGTCTTAAATTACTGAAATATAATTTAAATAGAGACAAAGAAGATAAAGAAGAAAAAAAAGAGCGGCTGGAAGGGCTTAAAAAGCAATTAACCGACCAAAAATGGTCTTTAAGCAGCCAAAAGAAAAGTAGGGAAGCGCTTTTAACAAGCACGCGCGGCGAAGAAAGCAAATATCAGCAACTGCTTGCTAATATTGAAGCGCAAAAGAAATCATTGTTGGGCGACATTAATCTTTTGCGTCAGAAGAAGGCGGAAGAACTGGCGCGTCTGAAGGAACTGCAAGAAAAGCCACCCGCGCAATATTGGGCCTCGTTGAATTGGTATTACAAACAAGATGACGCGAGATGGACGAATACAACGATCGGGATTAGCAATTCCACATTAGGTGATTATGGCTGCGCTATTACTTCAGTCGCGATGGTTATGACCGAAAATGGCTCCGCTATTACGCCGAAACAATTAGCCAAAGAGTCAATTTTTGCTTGGGATTTAATTTATTGGCCTCAAAAGTGGGGGAGTATTACTTGCGTTAATTGTCCGCCGCCCCATACGAGTTCTTTTGATTGGTTTCGTTTAGACCGAGAATTGGGCGCCGGCAATCCTGTCATTATTTTTGTCAGGGCTGTCGACAGGCATGCGGGACACTATGTTGTTGTTCACCATAAAACAAATGATGGGCGATATGTTGTTCATGACCCGCTCTTTGGCGCTAATATTTATTTGGACTCAACAAGGGTCTATCTATCTGTTTTATATGGCGTAACAACCATTAGTCAGATGGTGATATATCATTAATTAAAATTCAAAATTATGCGTTATTTTATTATTATTCTATTTATATTCATCTTTTCCTTTGGAACCGCTTCGGCGGGGGACAAGGAACTGTCGGGTTGGGCTGATTCAAATTACCAAAAAATAAGTAATTACGCGAAACATATTTTTGATTTTGTGAAACAGAAAACGGATAGCATTCCGCGCGAGATAGACACTAAAGCAGAGGAGGTTTTGGAAGACGCGCAAGAAAAAATAACTAAAAAGGCGGAGCAAGCGACAGAAGAGATAAAGGAAAAAATAAAAGAAAGAATTAAAAGCAAAATTATAAACACCTTTAATCCCCT is a genomic window of Patescibacteria group bacterium containing:
- the murG gene encoding undecaprenyldiphospho-muramoylpentapeptide beta-N-acetylglucosaminyltransferase; the protein is MRILFTGGGSGGHIFPLIAVAKELKKIHNQLSQPIGPGSETDLDLFFVGAGGFAENLSREGIEVKTILAGKMRRYFSWLNLVDLLKLPVGFFQSLWLVYQIMPDVIFSKGGYDSVPVALAGWIYGIPILVHESDATPGLANRFVAKLSKRVGVSFVSAESYFSSKKTVLLGNPIRADVIQLCSSKSEEDKENARKILGAAGQKPMLFVFGGSQGAQKINELVLEVLPRLLGKYEVIHQCGNKNYQWIKGKFGEKAPGGYYLFPFLDEKQLSAAYLLSDLIIARAGASNIFEIAACGRPSILIPIPKSAADHQRENAFAYAKAGAASVLEQDNLTPNLFLTEVNKILSDEEMSRKMVKNAGNFAQPEAANKIAQGLIDLGR
- a CDS encoding glutamate--tRNA ligase produces the protein MPHKQKIRVRIAPSPTGTLHLGTARTALFNYLFAKKNGGDFILRIEDTDLARSDRKYEKDILENLEWLGLKWDEEPCRQSERKEIYQKYIKKLFDSGQVFWCGCSKEELEEEKKGQMERKESPRHTCQKKTKEGEGIIRFHCPDKKIFFDDMIKGRVEFDCGLLGDIGIARDEKTPLYNLAVVIDDIEMKISHVIRGEDHISNTPKQMLLLEAFGAIPPRYAHIPLTMGPDKAKLSKRHGATAIEDYKKMGYLPKALTNFMAFLGWHPGSEKEIFSLEELAREFSMEKMNKSNAIFDIEKLNWFNGQYIRQMDLDELTKKCLPYLKEAGLIRGLPPLRGQPPSYLKKVIALERERLKKLSEIGELTEFFFLDKLDYAPELLIWKKLSLKEVKNNLEILEKVLSKTDKFDQKSLQDTITPLTEKYGVGDLLWPLRVAITGRKASPGPYEVMEVLGKERVLERIKEAIEKIKEYV